One segment of Osmerus mordax isolate fOsmMor3 chromosome 28, fOsmMor3.pri, whole genome shotgun sequence DNA contains the following:
- the htr1aa gene encoding 5-hydroxytryptamine (serotonin) receptor 1A a — MDFTNSSNDNDTTSTFPDVADVVADWTESENSTAASRPLPDVELSYQVITSMLLGALILCSIFGNACVVAAIALERSLQNVANYLIGSLAVTDLMVSVLVLPMAALYQVLNKWTLGQEICDIFISLDVLCCTSSILHLCAIALDRYWAITDPIDYVNKRTPRRAALLISLTWLIGFSISIPPMLGWRKAEDRANPDACTISQDPGYTIYSTFGAFYIPLILMLVLYGRIFKAARFRIRKTVKKTEKAKGSDQCLSVSPAVFHKKANGEAGGINWKRNVEPNPNSPCLNGALKHGVDGESLEIMEIQKDSKNHLPLPNTPQSTHVLENRHEKSTDVKRKIALARERKTVKTLGIIMGTFIFCWLPFFIVALVLPFCSESCYMPAWLGDVINWLGYSNSLLNPIIYAYFNKDFQSAFKKIIKCKFHRA; from the coding sequence ATGGATTTTACAAACAGCAGTAACGACAATGATACTACCTCCACGTTTCCAGATGTCGCGGACGTGGTTGCAGACTGGACTGAAAGTGAGAACAGCACGGCGGCTTCTCGACCTCTACCAGACGTGGAGCTCAGTTATCAGGTAATCACCTCAATGCTCCTGGGGGCCCTTATCCTCTGCTCAATATTTGGGAACGCGTGCGTCGTAGCAGCCATTGCGTTGGAGAGGTCTCTCCAGAACGTGGCCAACTACCTTATCGGTTCCCTGGCCGTCACGGATCTGATGGTATCCGTTCTGGTGCTCCCCATGGCGGCCCTCTACCAAGTCCTAAATAAATGGACCCTGGGACAAGAGATATGTGACATATTCATCTCGCTGGATGTGTTGTGCTGTACTTCGTCCATCCTGCACTTGTGCGCCATTGCCTTGGACAGGTACTGGGCTATCACTGACCCGATTGACTATGTAAATAAACGGACACCCAGGCGAGCTGCGCTCCTGATAAGTTTGACTTGGTTGATTGGCTTCTCGATCTCCATTCCACCTATGTTAGGCTGGAGAAAAGCTGAGGACAGGGCTAACCCCGACGCTTGCACCATCAGTCAGGACCCGGGCTACACTATCTACTCCACTTTCGGGGCATTTTACATTCCGCTCATTCTGATGCTGGTCTTGTACGGACGGATATTTAAAGCAGCGAGGTTCAGGATTCGAAAGACAGTGAAGAAAACTGAGAAAGCAAAAGGGTCTGACCAGTGTTTGTCAGTTTCTCCAGCTGTATTCCACAAGAAAGCCAACGGAGAGGCAGGGGGCATTAACTGGAAGCGCAACGTGGAGCCCAATCCTAACTCTCCATGCCTAAACGGCGCCTTGAAGCACGGGGTGGACGGCGAGTCGTTAGAAATCATGGAAATTCAAAAGGATTCCAAGAATCACCTGCCTCTACCAAATACCCCACAATCAACACATGTGCTCGAAAATAGACACGAAAAGAGCACAGACGTGAAGAGGAAGATAGCTCTGGCTCGAGAGCGCAAAACTGTAAAAACTCTAGGAATAATCATGGGAACTTTTATCTTTTGCTGGTTGCCGTTTTTCATTGTGGCACTAGTGTTGCCTTTTTGCTCCGAGAGCTGTTACATGCCCGCCTGGCTTGGGGACGTCATAAACTGGCTGGGCTACTCCAACTCTCTCCTTAACCCAATTATATATGCCTACTTCAACAAAGACTTCCAAAGTGCTTTCAAAAAAATCATCAAATGCAAATTCCACAGAGCGTGA